Proteins from a genomic interval of Balaenoptera musculus isolate JJ_BM4_2016_0621 chromosome 16, mBalMus1.pri.v3, whole genome shotgun sequence:
- the GPRIN2 gene encoding G protein-regulated inducer of neurite outgrowth 2 — MRSSRPEPGAQEPLSPCPQPLSWSSSSLPGEASTGAQVPEEEGRQAEREEQARASSPRPQPGAMGHWRSGTVGNVSTVGGGDLCCLRDPSTAAVQRSHSDLVYSTQAWGHSSARKASLSCSALGSSPVHRAQLQPSSTSGQGGQAPAGLERDLALEDGTSNSAWTLEESQVWVPPPGLGGTMTHSSSLKATGQSATTSCHALPPAALLCGMREVGASSCCHGFPTPGILAFPKLVASVSESGLQAQHGVKFQCRLPVGLPGHSHCCAYPWGPTGLAMEAGARTKDMWTMTSASDLAPILASPLSAQDAGVQAAPKAVCKAVATSPPLEAPVALHTFPEVTLGSSLEEVPSPVREVRWDAEGMTWEVYGAAVDPEVLGLAIQKHLEMQFEQLQRAPASENSLSAEGRRGPLQAVMQSLQCPSCCGCSSAAPE; from the coding sequence ATGAGATCCAGCCGCCCTGAACCAGGTGCCCAGGAACCcctcagtccctgccctcagcccctgTCCTGGAGCTCCTCCAGCCTGCCGGGCGAGGCCAGCACGGGTGCCCAGGTCCCGGAGGAGGAAGGGCGCCAGGCTGAGCGTGAGGAGCAGGCACGGGCCTCCAGCCCCCGGCCACAGCCCGGGGCCATGGGTCACTGGCGGAGCGGCACTGTGGGCAATGTGTCTACCGTGGGCGGTGGTGACCTGTGTTGCCTGCGGGACCCCAGCACCGCCGCTGTGCAGAGAAGCCACTCGGACCTGGTCTACAGCACCCAGGCCTGGGGCCACAGCAGTGCCCGAAAGGCCAGCCTCAGCTGCTCGGCCCTGGGCAGCTCACCTGTCCATAGGGCTCAGCTGCAGCCCAGCAGCACTTCTGGCCAGGGTGGCCAAGCCCCTGCAGGTCTGGAAAGGGACCTGGCTCTGGAGGATGGGACTTCAAACTCAGCCTGGACACTGGAGGAGAGTCAGGTGTGGGTGCCGCCACCTGGCCTGGGGGGCACAATGACCCACAGCAGCAGCCTCAAAGCCACTGGGCAGTCGGCCACCACCTCCTGCCATGCTCTGCCCCCAGCAGCCCTACTCTGTGGCATGAGGGAGGTGGGGGCCAGCAGCTGCTGCCATGGCTTTCCTACCCCAGGGATCCTGGCCTTTCCTAAACTAGTGGCATCAGTGAGTGAATCTGGGCTGCAGGCTCAGCATGGGGTGAAATTCCAGTGTAGGTTGCCTGTGGGGCTTCCTGGGCATTCCCACTGCTGTGCGTACCCTTGGGGTCCCACCGGGTTAGCTATGGAGGCTGGCGCCAGGACCAAGGATATGTGGACCATGACCTCAGCAAGTGACTTGGCCCCCATCTTGGCATCACCTCTGTCAGCCCAGGATGCTGGTGTGCAAGCGGCCCCCAAGGCAGTCTGCAAAGCTGTGGCCACCAGCCCGCCTCTGGAGGCCCCTGTGGCCCTGCACACATTCCCGGAGGTAACTCTGGGGTCCAGCCTGGAGGAGGTGCCATCCCCTGTGCGGGAGGTGCGATGGGATGCTGAGGGCATGACATGGGAGGTGTATGGAGCTGCAGTGGACCCTGAGGTACTCGGCCTGGCCATCCAGAAGCACCTGGAGATGCAGTTTGAGCAGCTGCAGCGGGCCCCTGCCAGCGAGAACAGCCTGTCTGCGGAGGGCCGGAGGGGGCCTCTTCAAGCTGTTATGCAGTCCCTGCAGTGCCCCAGCTGCTGCGGCTGCTCCAGTGCAGCCCCTGAGTAA